In Erigeron canadensis isolate Cc75 chromosome 1, C_canadensis_v1, whole genome shotgun sequence, a single window of DNA contains:
- the LOC122606714 gene encoding probable serine/threonine-protein kinase PIX13 isoform X1: MGICFSSSSSNDQTPTTTGNLSSVGISQTTINSSTTSNSTASSGASSKLSRDSQFSAASGGDAVGPDGSILSHPNLRVFSFAELKVATRNFRSDTVLGEGGFGKVYKAWLDDKSNSSSKQNVVAVKKLNSESMQGLEEWQTEVDFLGRLSHPNLVKLLGYCYEGTELLLVYEFMQKGSLENHLFGRGSTVQPLPWDLRLKISIGAARGLAFLHTSEKQVIYRDFKASNILLDGSYNAKISDFGLAKTGPSASQSHVTTRVMGTYGYAAPEYVSTGHLYVKSDVYGFGIVLVEMLTGMRALDTQRPAAQQNLGDWVKPYLADRRKLKTIMDSRLEGRYPSKAAGQIAQLALTCLGPEPKSRPSMQEVLEKLEQLDAINERPRVPRVHNSVHQSPYRNSQPPSYHRRSPQPHATLEGNRGSRRSPKGW; the protein is encoded by the exons ATGGGCATTtgcttttcttcatcttcttccaaTGACCAAACTCCTACCACCACAGGCAATCTCAGTTCAG TTGGCATTTCACAGACCACCATCAACAGCAGTACTACTTCAAATTCAACAGCATCATCAGGAGCAAGCAGCAAATTATCGCGCGACAGCCAGTTTTCAGCAGCAAGCGGTGGTGACGCTGTCGGTCCAGATGGCTCCATATTGTCACATCCCAATCTTAGGGTATTTAGTTTTGCTGAACTAAAAGTTGCTACTAGAAATTTTCGAAGTGATACAGTTTTAGGCGAAGGTGGTTTTGGAAAGGTTTATAAAGCCTGGCTTGATGACAAGTCGAATTCCAGTTCCAAACAGAATGTAGTTGCTGTCAAAAAGTTGAATTCTGAGAGCATGCAAGGATTAGAAGAATGGCAG ACAGAGGTGGACTTTCTAGGAAGGCTTTCTCATCCGAATCTTGTGAAACTATTGGGATATTGTTATGAGGGTACAGAGTTGCTACTTGTATACGAGTTTATGCAAAAAGGAAGCTTGGAAAACCATTTATTTGGAA GAGGTTCTACTGTTCAACCACTTCCATGGGATCTTCGGCTCAAGATTTCAATAGGAGCAGCAAGGGGACTAGCATTCTTGCACACTTCCGAGAAGCAAGTTATTTACAGAGATTTTAAGGCATCAAATATATTGCTAGATGGG TCTTATAATGCCAAAATATCTGATTTTGGGCTCGCTAAAACTGGTCCATCAGCAAGTCAATCACACGTAACAACACGTGTTATGGGTACTTATGGCTATGCTGCTCCTGAGTATGTTTCTACAG GGCATTTGTATGTGAAGAGCGACGTCTATGGTtttggaattgtgttagttgaaATGTTAACAGGAATGCGAGCACTTGACACTCAGCGGCCAGCTGCCCAACAAAATCTGGGCGATTGGGTCAAACCATACCTAGCTGACCGAAGGAAGTTAAAGACCATAATGGACTCACGACTCGAAGGAAGATACCCGTCAAAGGCTGCAGGCCAAATCGCTCAGTTAGCCCTCACATGTCTTGGACCCGAACCAAAATCTCGCCCATCAATGCAAGAAGTACTGGAAAAGCTTGAACAACTCGATGCCATAAATGAAAGGCCAAGGGTACCTAGAGTACACAATTCTGTCCATCAATCACCATATCGAAATTCACAACCACCTTCATATCATCGACGTTCTCCACAACCTCATGCTACACTAGAAGGAAACCGTGGAAGTCGTCGCTCGCCAAAAGGGTGGtga
- the LOC122606714 gene encoding probable serine/threonine-protein kinase PIX13 isoform X2 → MTKLLPPQAISVQTTINSSTTSNSTASSGASSKLSRDSQFSAASGGDAVGPDGSILSHPNLRVFSFAELKVATRNFRSDTVLGEGGFGKVYKAWLDDKSNSSSKQNVVAVKKLNSESMQGLEEWQTEVDFLGRLSHPNLVKLLGYCYEGTELLLVYEFMQKGSLENHLFGRGSTVQPLPWDLRLKISIGAARGLAFLHTSEKQVIYRDFKASNILLDGSYNAKISDFGLAKTGPSASQSHVTTRVMGTYGYAAPEYVSTGHLYVKSDVYGFGIVLVEMLTGMRALDTQRPAAQQNLGDWVKPYLADRRKLKTIMDSRLEGRYPSKAAGQIAQLALTCLGPEPKSRPSMQEVLEKLEQLDAINERPRVPRVHNSVHQSPYRNSQPPSYHRRSPQPHATLEGNRGSRRSPKGW, encoded by the exons aTGACCAAACTCCTACCACCACAGGCAATCTCAGTTCAG ACCACCATCAACAGCAGTACTACTTCAAATTCAACAGCATCATCAGGAGCAAGCAGCAAATTATCGCGCGACAGCCAGTTTTCAGCAGCAAGCGGTGGTGACGCTGTCGGTCCAGATGGCTCCATATTGTCACATCCCAATCTTAGGGTATTTAGTTTTGCTGAACTAAAAGTTGCTACTAGAAATTTTCGAAGTGATACAGTTTTAGGCGAAGGTGGTTTTGGAAAGGTTTATAAAGCCTGGCTTGATGACAAGTCGAATTCCAGTTCCAAACAGAATGTAGTTGCTGTCAAAAAGTTGAATTCTGAGAGCATGCAAGGATTAGAAGAATGGCAG ACAGAGGTGGACTTTCTAGGAAGGCTTTCTCATCCGAATCTTGTGAAACTATTGGGATATTGTTATGAGGGTACAGAGTTGCTACTTGTATACGAGTTTATGCAAAAAGGAAGCTTGGAAAACCATTTATTTGGAA GAGGTTCTACTGTTCAACCACTTCCATGGGATCTTCGGCTCAAGATTTCAATAGGAGCAGCAAGGGGACTAGCATTCTTGCACACTTCCGAGAAGCAAGTTATTTACAGAGATTTTAAGGCATCAAATATATTGCTAGATGGG TCTTATAATGCCAAAATATCTGATTTTGGGCTCGCTAAAACTGGTCCATCAGCAAGTCAATCACACGTAACAACACGTGTTATGGGTACTTATGGCTATGCTGCTCCTGAGTATGTTTCTACAG GGCATTTGTATGTGAAGAGCGACGTCTATGGTtttggaattgtgttagttgaaATGTTAACAGGAATGCGAGCACTTGACACTCAGCGGCCAGCTGCCCAACAAAATCTGGGCGATTGGGTCAAACCATACCTAGCTGACCGAAGGAAGTTAAAGACCATAATGGACTCACGACTCGAAGGAAGATACCCGTCAAAGGCTGCAGGCCAAATCGCTCAGTTAGCCCTCACATGTCTTGGACCCGAACCAAAATCTCGCCCATCAATGCAAGAAGTACTGGAAAAGCTTGAACAACTCGATGCCATAAATGAAAGGCCAAGGGTACCTAGAGTACACAATTCTGTCCATCAATCACCATATCGAAATTCACAACCACCTTCATATCATCGACGTTCTCCACAACCTCATGCTACACTAGAAGGAAACCGTGGAAGTCGTCGCTCGCCAAAAGGGTGGtga
- the LOC122584800 gene encoding putative receptor-like protein kinase At5g39000 → MMSFETSDGIKSEPSTSTSQWLQPPCRKFKLHEILSATENFNESFVIGSGGFGKVYKGKVIVGTSHVVAAIKRLDLMSDQGATEFWAEVEMLSKLRHSHLVSLIGYCNYEQEMILVYEYMQNGTLEDHLHKPLRTHLSWVERLKICIGAARGLDYLHTGTGIEFGVIHRDVKSSNILLNENWAAKISDFGLSKIGPTNQPRTYVNTLVKGTFGYLDPNYFATGQLTRKSDVYAFGVVLLEMLCQKRPVDRSLEFGLATWAQDSVKEGNLKNIIDSGIRGEISPKCLKGFAKIAIRCLESHPKHRPTMTEVIFSLESILTLQLQSPGKSIFTKMIYVFPFNSAAENPDPSLIKNTTSKATIGSNNDAASDVNTVDPHGSIVPHPNLRVFSFAELKVATRNFQNVTVLGEGGFGKVYKAWIKDKPNSSSKQNVVAVKKRDSNSLQGLKEWQSEVDFLGRLFHPNLVKLLGYCHEETELLLVYEFMQKGNFANHLFRRGSNVQPLPWDIRLKILIGAAQGLAFLHSSENHVIYRDFKASHILLDGSYNAKISDFGLAKLGPSDSQSHVTTRVMGTYGYAAPEYVSTGHLYVKSDVYGFGIVLVEMLTGMRALDTQRPAAQQNLGDWVKPYLADRRKLKTIMDSRLEGRYPSKAAGQIAQLALTCLGPEPKSRPSMKEVVKKLKQVYAISETPKVL, encoded by the exons ATGATGTCTTTTGAAACTAGCGATGGTATCAAGTCTGAACCTTCTACCTCCACATCTCAATGGTTACAACCACCATGCCGTAAATTCAAACTGCATGAAATTCTTTCAGCAACGGAAAACTTCAACGAATCATTTGTGATTGGTAGTGGGGGCTTTGGAAAAGTGTACAAAGGGAAAGTTATCGTCGGAACTAGTCATGTTGTCGCTGCTATTAAACGGTTAGATCTGATGTCAGATCAAGGAGCAACAGAGTTCTGGGCTGAGGTCGAGATGCTTTCTAAGTTGCGTCACTCTCATCTAGTGTCTTTGATTGGTTATTGTAACTATGAACAGGAAATGATCCTTGTATACGAGTATATGCAGAACGGAACCCTTGAAGATCATCTCCATAAACCACTCCGCACCCATCTTTCTTGGGTTGAGCGGCTAAAGATTTGCATAGGTGCAGCTCGTGGGCTAGACTACCTCCATACTGGAACTGGTATTGAGTTTGGTGTTATACACCGAGATGTCAAAAGttcaaatattttgttaaacGAAAACTGGGCAGCTAAAATTTCCGATTTTGGGTTGTCCAAAATAGGCCCAACGAATCAGCCACGCACTTATGTCAACACTCTTGTAAAAGGTACTTTCGGGTATCTTGATCCTAACTATTTCGCAACCGGACAGTTGACAAGGAAGTCTGATGTGTACGCTTTTGGGGTGGTATTGCTTGAAATGTTGTGTCAGAAGCGGCCAGTGGATAGGAGTCTTGAATTTGGTTTAGCTACATGGGCACAAGACTCGGTCAAAGAAGGTAACTTAAAGAATATAATTGATTCTGGTATAAGGGGTGAAATATCCCCAAAATGTTTGAAGGGGTTTGCAAAAATTGCCATAAGATGCTTAGAAAGTCATCCAAAGCATCGGCCTACAATGACCGAGGTTATATTCAGTCTCGAATCTATACTTACCTTGCAGTTGCAAAGTCCAGGCAAGTCGATATTTACTAAAATGATTTATGTGTTTCCCTTCAACTCCGCTGCTGAAAACCCAG ATCCATCACTCATCAAGAACACTACTTCAAAGGCAACAATAGGATCAAATAATGACG CAGCAAGTGACGTTAACACAGTGGATCCACATGGCTCGATAGTGCCACATCCAAATCTTCGGGTATTTAGCTTTGCTGAACTAAAAGTTGCTActagaaattttcaaaatgttACAGTTTTAGGTGAAGGTGGATTTGGAAAGGTTTATAAAGCTTGGATTAAAGACAAGCCGAATTCCAGTTCCAAACAGAATGTAGTTGCTGTGAAAAAGAGGGATTCTAACAGCCTTCAAGGATTGAAAGAATGGCAG TCGGAGGTGGACTTTCTAGGAAGGCTTTTTCATCCGAATCTTGTGAAACTATTGGGATATTGTCATGAGGAGACGGAGTTGCTACTTGTATACGAGTTCATGCAAAAAGGAAACTTCGCAAACCATTTATTTCGAA GAGGTTCTAATGTTCAACCACTTCCATGGGATATTCGGCTCAAGATTTTAATAGGAGCAGCTCAGGGACTAGCATTCTTGCACAGTTCTGAGAACCATGTAATTTACAGAGATTTCAAGGCGTCACACATATTGCTAGATGGG TCTTACAATGCAAAGATATCTGATTTTGGGCTTGCAAAACTTGGTCCCTCGGATAGTCAATCACACGTTACAACACGTGTTATGGGAACTTATGGCTATGCTGCTCCTGAGTATGTTTCTACAG GGCATTTGTATGTGAAGAGTGACGTCTATGGTtttggaattgtgttagttgaaATGTTAACAGGAATGCGAGCACTTGACACTCAGCGGCCAGCTGCCCAACAAAATCTGGGCGATTGGGTCAAACCATACCTAGCTGACCGAAGGAAGTTAAAGACCATAATGGACTCACGACTCGAAGGAAGATACCCGTCAAAGGCTGCAGGCCAAATCGCTCAGTTAGCCCTCACATGTCTTGGACCCGAACCAAAATCCCGCCCATCCATGAAAGAAGTGGTGAAAAAGCTCAAACAAGTCTATGCCATAAGTGAAACGCCAAAGGTACTCTAG
- the LOC122603207 gene encoding pentatricopeptide repeat-containing protein At2g17140, which translates to MEAAAKELTKALTKNTNNPILAWQIFKRMTSNPNFPSNSFNQSIPLLTKILINAKMFTQINTLHQLVLSNSPDFSGLLIRAIANSGHFNLAVSQLQAFRSLHPNKPLPVSLYNVLIRLSIQENDTGCVRMLYKDMVVCRVAPDTYTFNLLIGGLCDSGCLDDARKVFDKMSDRGCRVNEFTFGILVRGYCRAGRASESLELLEVMRSMEAVPNIVVYNTLVSAFCKEGKTDEAEKLVERMREDGLVPNVVTFNSRISGLCRSGKVLEASRIFRDMQVDKDLGLPQPDIITYNLMLEGFCKEGMMEEVKTLIECMKEIGVDLGVESYNIWLLGLLRNGLVLEAQAVLDEMTEKGLHPTIVSYNTLMDGLCKNGMLRDAKMVMSLMKSCGVVPDVVSYSILIHGYCKKGNISEANNILRNMIANGCFPNNYTCNSLLKSLWKEGKVVEAEELLNKMKEGGYALDMVTYNIVLDGLCKAGKVDRAIETMHELWNQESDAPGAVGDSYIGFDNDNNKNSCKPDLITYSTIINALCKDGKLDEAKKKLVEMIGRNIYPDSIIYDIFVYNLCKMGKVSSAFRVLKDMEKKGYNKSLQTYNSLILGLGMKSQFFEMYGLMDEMKERGISPNVFTYNNMIRCLCESGQIDDATKLLDEMLTNGVSPNISTFKLLIRPLCQIGEFRPAQDVFDIAVSIFGHKEVLYSFMFNELVAGEELLEAKDVFMSSLDRCFDIGNFIYQDFIGRLCKAEMIECASIVLRKMIKTGYSFEPASFMPVIDGLRLTGNNPEADEFAQWMLDMGSEPKVTNKINQNARVFTRRKPANNKENNWQSILHRDDGSGSAMKIVNKLQKGWGHARISNLQSPEYDLFDS; encoded by the exons atggaAGCAGCTGCAAAGGAACTGACCAAAGCTCTAACAAAAAACACCAACAATCCAATATTAGCATGGCAAATTTTCAAACGCATGACTTCAAATCCCAATTTCCCATCCAATTCATTCAATCAATCAATCCCTCTTCTCACCAAAATCTTAATAAATGCCAAAATGTTCACCCAAATCAACACCCTTCATCAACTCGTTCTCTCAAATTCACCCGATTTTTCGGGTTTGCTCATCCGGGCTATTGCGAATTCGGGTCATTTCAATCTTGCTGTTTCCCAATTGCAAGCTTTTCGATCACTTCACCCGAATAAGCCTCTACCCGTTTCGTTGTATAATGTACTTATAAGGTTGTCGATTCAGGAAAATGACACGGGATGTGTTCGGATGTTGTATAAGGATATGGTTGTGTGCAGAGTTGCTCCAGATACTTATACTTTTAATCTTTTGATTGGCGGATTATGTGATTCGGGTTGTTTAGATGATGCACGtaaggtgtttgataaaatgtctgaCAGAGGGTGTCGGGTTAACGAGTTTACGTTTGGGATTTTGGTTCGTGGGTATTGTAGAGCTGGACGTGCTAGTGAAAGTTTGGAGCTTTTAGAGGTGATGAGGAGTATGGAGGCTGTCCCGAATATTGTTGTTTATAATACGTTAGTTTCCGCTTTTTGTAAGGAAGGTAAGACTGATGAAGCGGAGAAGTTGGTTGAGAGGATGCGAGAGGATGGGCTTGTTCCGAACGTGGTTACTTTTAATTCCAGAATTTCGGGTCTATGTAGGTCGGGGAAAGTTTTGGAGGCTTCGAGGATCTTTAGAGATATGCAAGTTGATAAGGATTTAGGGTTGCCACAGCCGGATATTATAACTTACAATTTGATGCTCGAAGGATTTTGCAAGGAAGGAATGATGGAGGAAGTGAAGACACTGATTGAATGTATGAAGGAAATCGGTGTTGATTTGGGAGTAGAAAGTTATAATATATGGTTGTTGGGTTTGCTGAGAAATGGACTGGTTTTGGAGGCACAAGCTGTTCTTGATGAGATGACAGAAAAGGGTTTGCATCCGACCATTGTTTCGTACAATACCCTGATGGATGGTTTATGCAAGAACGGTATGTTACGTGATGCAAAAATGGTCATGAGTTTAATGAAAAGTTGTGGAGTGGTTCCTGATGTGGTCTCTTATAGCATCCTCATTCATGGCTACTGTAAAAAAGGTAATATCAGTGAAGCTAATAATATTCTACGTAATATGATCGCAAATGGCTGTTTTCCCAATAATTACACTTGCAACAGCTTGCTTAAGAGCCTTTGGAAAGAGGGGAAAGTAGTAGAGGCAGAGGAGTTGCTGAATAAAATGAAAGAAGGGGGTTATGCCTTGGATATGGTGACCTATAATATCGTTCTTGATGGACTATGTAAAGCTGGTAAAGTGGACAGAGCAATTGAAACCATGCATGAATTGTGGAATCAAGAGAGTGATGCTCCTGGTGCCGTAGGTGATTCATATATCGGCTTTGACAATGATAACAATAAGAATAGTTGTAAACCTGACTTAATTACTTATTCGACTATTATTAATGCGTTATGCAAGGATGGGAAGCTTGATGAAGCCAAAAAGAAGCTTGTAGAAATGATAGGGAGAAATATATACCCAGATTCAATTATTTACGATATTTTTGTATACAATCTATGTAAAATGGGAAAGGTATCTTCTGCATTTCGGGTTCTCAAGGACATGGAGAAAAAAGGATACAACAAGAGCTTACAAACATACAACTCTTTAATCCTTGGTTTAGGAATGAAGAGTCAATTCTTCGAAATGTATGGGTTGATGGATGAAATGAAAGAAAGAGGTATCTCTCCTAACGTTTTTACGTACAACAATATGATAAGATGTTTATGTGAGTCGGGGCAAATTGATGATGCCACTAAACTATTGGATGAAATGTTGACTAATGGTGTATCTCCAAACATTTCGACCTTTAAATTATTAATCAGACCTCTATGCCAGATAGGAGAGTTCAGACCAGCCCAGGATGTATTTGATATAGCAGTAAGTATATTTGGTCATAAGGAAGTTCTGTATAGCTTCATGTTCAATGAGTTAGTTGCTGGAGAAGAGCTATTGGAAGCAAAGGACGTTTTCATGTCCTCATTGGATAGGTGTTTTGACATTGGGAACTTTATATACCAAGATTTCATTGGTAGACTCTGCAAGGCTGAAATGATTGAATGTGCCAGCATTGTTCTCAGGAAAATGATTAAAACAGGATACTCATTTGAACCTGCTTCATTTATGCCAGTAATTGATGGCTTGCGCCTGACAGGAAATAATCCGGAAGCTGATGAATTTGCTCAGTGGATGCTTGATATGGGATCAGAGCCTAAGGttacaaataaaattaaccAAAATGCTAGGGTGTTTACCCGCAGAAAACCTGCAAACAACAAAGAAAACAATTGGCAGAGCATACTGCACAG AGATGATGGCAGTGGTTCCGCTATGAAAATTGTGAATAAGTTACAGAAAGGATGGGGTCATGCAAGAATATCAAATTTGCAGTCCCCCGAGTATGACTTATTTGATAGCTGA
- the LOC122603238 gene encoding protein NLP4-like, whose product MDNLASFTPKTTTMFGSTKESSLTAMDDSSYDLSFSNPSDSSSSYRNSSETYLSCLYPNLSQRNFEEETDVKPFGTPSYAYPSTDTFFDDQTPQKRLIQAIHYLKESITDVDILIQLWLPVARGGECVLTTEDQPFILNSRSKGLLDYREISKSQLFATDDDSEAFFGLPSLVFLKKFPMCTPRGKEDINQNAHQFCGFLDIPVFELGSGTCLGVIEIVTTSQYVNYHDQLNNICTALEAFDLRSSEFLIHPKLKDYNGSYEVIMAEIRQVLKSVCETHCLPLAQTWGTCAQLGRGGCPQQSAACISVISSASYVFDPHVLGFYEACSQLHLLQGEGIAGKALVTNQPCFATDITAFCRAEYPLAEHAKLFGLGGAVAIRLRSTYMESIDFILEFFLPHDCRTDEDQKQMLSSISYVIQHVSKSLHVINDEELADEVKETSEPSWISHMLEAEHRGESFTVSMGSHKEEPQEFQVINQYDTLGCGKQIQPDTRPKRRRRSSVTRRSDEKKRVKAERNITLPVLQQYFPGSLKDAAKNIGVCPTTLKRICREHGIMRWPSRKIKKVGHSLKKLQLIIDSVQGAEGTIQLGSFYTNFPELSSPIKSSPKPTNDCINLFKSASCSSSHGSHNSCSSLCCSQGNTSHIGKPGGLLKEKAQDERKSLVWTQGDNHHPHSGLKSSPISRNEGAFRVQVVYGEQKKRLTMSQHGGFGDLQREIMRRFSIHDMNSITLKYLDDDSEWVLLTCDADLEECMDINIASKSCTIKLFLHPSFHLEPGSPFTSNGSS is encoded by the exons ATGGATAATCTTGCCTCCTTTACACCTAAAACTACCACCATGTTTGGATCGACAAAAGAAAGTTCTCTAACTGCTATGGATGACTCATCATACGACTTGTCATTTTCAAACCCTTCAGATTCGTCATCATCATACCGTAATTCCTCAGAGACATACCTGAGTTGTTTGTACCCAAACCTTTCTCAAAggaattttgaagaagaaacaGATGTGAAACCTTTTGGGACACCCTCTTATGCGTACCCATCGACAGACACATTCTTTGATGACCAAACACCTCAGAAGCGACTCATTCAGGCAATTCATTATTTAAAAGAGTCCATAACAGACGTAGATATTCTTATACAACTATGGCTGCCTGTAGCACGAGGAGGTGAATGTGTCCTTACCACAGAGGACCAACCTTTTATCCTTAACTCACGAAGTAAAGGCCTACTCGATTATAGAGAGATTTCCAAGAGCCAACTTTTTGCTACTGATGATGATTCAGAGGCGTTCTTTGGCTTACCTAGCCTTGTTTTCTTGAAGAAGTTTCCCATGTGTACTCCTCGTGGGAAGGAGGATATAAATCAAAATGCTCACCAGTTTTGCGGGTTTCTTGATATTCCTGTTTTTGAACTAGGGAGTGGAACTTGCTTGGGTGTCATTGAGATCGTGACCACATCTCAGTATGTCAACTATCATGATCAACTCAACAACATCTGCACAGCTCTTGAG GCTTTTGATCTACGGAGTTCTGAGTTCTTGATTCATCCTAAGCTAAAG GATTACAACGGATCTTATGAAGTAATTATGGCGGAGATCAGACAAGTATTGAAATCTGTATGCGAGACACATTGTTTGCCATTGGCTCAAACATGGGGCACGTGTGCTCAGCTTGGTAGAGGTGGGTGCCCACAGCAATCTGCTGCATGCATCTCTGTCATAAGTTCGGCTTCCTATGTGTTTGATCCACATGTTTTAGGGTTCTACGAGGCATGCTCTCAGCTACACCTGCTTCAGGGAGAAGGTATTGCTGGTAAAGCACTGGTAACAAACCAACCATGTTTTGCTACTGACATCACAGCTTTTTGTAGAGCTGAATATCCTCTAGCTGAACATGCCAAGTTATTTGGACTTGGGGGTGCGGTAGCAATACGCCTCCGTAGCACCTACATGGAGTCTATTGATTTCATTTTGGAATTCTTCCTTCCTCATGATTGCAGAACTGATGAAGATCAAAAACAGATGCTAAGCTCAATATCTTATGTGATACAACATGTTTCCAAGAGTTTGCATGTAATAAATGATGAGGAATTAGCAGATGAAGTTAAAGAAACAAGTGAGCCTTCTTGGATTTCTCACATGCTGGAAGCCGAACACAGGGGTGAAAGTTTCACTGTTTCCATGGGGTCTCACAAGGAGGAACCACAAGAATTCCAAGTGATAAACCAATACGACACCTTGGGATGTGGAAAGCAGATTCAGCCAGATACGAGACCAAAACGGAGAAGGCGATCATCAGTCACCAGAAGATCAGATGAAAAGAAACGAGTGAAGGCAGAAAGAAACATAACTTTACCAGTTCTTCAGCAATACTTTCCAGGGAGTCTGAAAGATGCTGCTAAGAACATTGGAG TTTGCCCGACAACTTTGAAAAGGATATGCAGAGAACATGGAATTATGAGATGGCCTTCTCGAAAGATAAAAAAAGTAGGTCATTCTCTGAAAAAACTCCAGCTGATTATTGACTCAGTCCAAGGTGCGGAGGGTACCATTCAACTTGGATCATTTTATACAAACTTCCCAGAACTAAGCTCTCCCATCAAAAGTAGTCCTAAACCAACTAATGACTGTATCAACCTCTTCAAATCAGCATCATGTTCTTCATCCCATGGCAGCCACAATTCTTGTTCAAGCCTTTGTTGTTCACAAGGAAATACTTCACATATAGGAAAGCCTGGTGGGTTGCTCAAGGAAAAAGCTCAAGATGAAAGAAAGTCATTAGTATGGACTCAGGGAGATAATCACCATCCTCATAGTGGTTTGAAGAGCAGTCCCATATCAAGAAACGAAGGTGCTTTCCGAGTACAAGTTGTTTatggtgaacaaaaaaaacGACTGACTATGTCACAACATGGGGGTTTTGGAGATTTGCAAAGAGAGATAATGAGGCGATTTAGCATACATGATATGAACAGTATCACTCTTAAGTACTTGGATGACGACTCTGAATGGGTATTATTGACTTGCGATGCAGATCTTGAGGAATGCATGGATATCAACATAGCATCTAAAAGCTGCACAATTAAACTCTTCCTTCACCCATCTTTTCATTTGGAACCAGGAAGTCCTTTTACTAGCAATGGCTCATCCTAA